Sequence from the Amycolatopsis sp. NBC_00345 genome:
GCCGGGCCGGGGTGAGTCCGGGCTTGTGGCCGGGCCGGCGTGGGGGTCGGCCCGGTCCGGTCTGGACCACTGCCGGGGCCGGGCTGGGGACTGCGGCTGGGCACTGAGCCGAGCTTTGCGAGGGCAAGCCGCGGCGGGGATGGCCGTAGCCGGTGGCCGCTGGTCTTGGCTACTGGTCTTGACCACTCGGCCGGCCTGCACGCCCGCTCCGTCCGTCGGGCCGAGCGTTGGTGTGCCTGCCGTGCCCTTTGGCCGCCGCCGTCCTCGGCGACGCGCGCGGGCGGAATGCGTTTTTCCGGGTGTGAGCCCTGTGGCCCTCGTCGCGATCGCTTGGCCGGGCCGGGGCCGGGGCTCACCATGGCTGAAGTGCGCGTCGCCCGGAGCGGCAGTCGCCAGGACTCCCTTTCGAGTGGTCACTAATGCCGATGAGTGAGCGTGTGAGACATAGGTCTCCACCAAAGGGGTGAAAGATCGACTGTCGGGCAGCTCGTAGTCTTACGGCGCGTTACTCATAGAGGAACATTCACGTTAGACCCCGAGAACGAATCAAGGAGGTACCGCCATGGGCACCGAGAGCCCCGCCGTCCGCGCGACGGTCATCTTCGGACTGCGCACGTTCGGGGCCATCCCGCTGCCGGTGCGCGCCGACCTCGAGTACGACCCGTCGGACCCCTACGCCATCGCCGTGGGCTACCACGCCGGCCCGGGTGTCGTCCGCTGGCTCTTCGGCCGTGACCTGCTGGCCGACGGCCTGATCGCCCCCGCGGGCGACGGTGACGTCCGCGTCCGCCCGGCCGCCGACCCGTCGCGCGTGATCGTCGAGCTGAACGCCCCCGACGGCTCCGCCGTGCTGGAAGCCCAGGCCAGCGAACTCGCCGACTTCCTCGACCGCACCTACGACGAGATCCCCGCCGGCGACGAGGCCCGCTGGTTCGACTTCGATCACGAGCTGACCAAGCTCGCGATGCACGACTGACTCACGACCTGCTCGTGATGCACGACTGACCGACCCGCTCGTGATGCACGACTGACTGACCCGCTCGCCCCACGGGGCACCCCGCTCACCCGGCGAGTGGGTCCGCCCGTGCCGCGAGCGGAACCCCTCGGCCCGCGACTGGATCCGTTCGCCCCGTGCCCGGACTTACCCGGCCCGCGAGCGGATCCGCCGGACCGGCCGAGGGGCAAGCAGCTTCGGGGACTCCCGGACCGGCTCCAGCCCGGCAATGCCGCGCTGTATGAGCGTCGGAGTTCCTCAGCCCACCGCACCGGCAGACCTTTCCGAAGCTCCCTGCGAGCCTACGGCCGCCGATCCACGTCCGATCAACAGCCGATCGCCGAAGAGCGCCTGCGGACGAAGAAGCTCTGTAGATCCGCTGCACGCCTAGACCAGACTGGACGTCTTCGGCTCCGACGACGCGCTCGACCTGCTGGGCCGGAGTGTCGGGGCCGGCCGGCTGGCAGCCGAACCGATCGCCGCGCAGGATCTCGTTGCCGCTTGCGGACGGCTCCCGCTGGCCGTGCGCATCGTGGCGTCGCGCCTCACCGCACGACCGCACTGGACTCTGCGGTCCATCGTCGACCGCCTGGACGACGAGCGCCGCCGGCTCACCGAACTGCGGGCCGGTCCGCTGGCCGTCGAGGCGGTTTTCGAGGTGGTGCACCGGCAGTTCGTCCCACCGCTCGCGCACGACTTCGTGCTGCTGGCCTCAGTCGCCGGCACGGAGTTCACACTGCGGGAAGCGGCGGCCGTGCTCGGCGTCGACGAGGACGTGGCCGAAGCACGGCTGGACGCCCTGATCGACGCTTGCCTGCTGGAGGAAACGTTCACCCGCCGGTTCCGCATCCACGAACTGCTGGTCCTCTTCGGCCGCGGCCTCCAGCGGGATCAGGCCGAGGAGACAGCGGCGCTGGACCGGTTGCTGTCGCAGCTGCTCGCCACCGCCCGCACCGCCTTCGCGTGCGCTGCATCGGGCGATCCGGCCGGCGACGTGCTCGGCTGGCGCCGGCTGCCCGATCCCGGCCCGCCGATCACCGATCTGCGCTCGGCCCGGGACTGGGTTTCGAGAACCGGGCACACCGTGCTGGCGGCCTGCGCCCGGGTCGCCGAGCTGGGTGCCGCGGGCCTGCTGGGCACCGCGATCGACCTGCTCCTCGCGATGGGCCTGTTCGCCGCCGAGCCGGGGATGCGACGGCTGGACGCGATCACGCGAACCTTGGCCGAAGCGGCGGCCGACACCCGCGCACCGACCGGCCCGATCTCGGGGAGGTGCCGCCGGGCGCGCTTCCGCACCGCCGGCCGGGCCGAGTTCCTGCACAGCACCATCGCACTGCGCACCGGCACGTACGCCGACGTGGAAGTCCACGCGCAGCGCGCGGTGACCGCCGCGACGGTGAGTGGCGACCGCGTGATCCTTCAACAGGCGCTCAGCAACCGTGGCCTGGCCGCGCACCAGCGCCACGACTATCCGTTCGCGATCCGGTGCTTCGACCGGTCCGCCGAACTGGCGCGAAGACTCGGCCATCACTCCGGGGAAGCGACCAGCCGGCTCAACGCGGCGCACGCCCGGCTGCGCAGCGGCGCCGAGCTTGTCCTCGCTGCCTGCGAGCCGCCACTCGGGGACGATTGCCACCTCCGCTTCGCCGAACGTTTGCCGCAGCGTTGACCGCGCGGGCCAGGCTGGATCCGCCGGATCGTTCTCGAAAACGCTGCTTCCCTTGCTGAGACTGGGTTCGCCGGCGAAGGACTCCTCGCACGCCACATCAGGTGGGCTACGCGCGAGTACGGGGCGCGTCACGGCCACCTCGGGGGAGGCGTTCGCGGGGCTGCCCACCGTCGTGGAGTCAGCACCGGTGCGCGCTCGCCGAACCGGGCGTGGCCGTGAAAACTGTTGTGACGAAAGACAACCGTGACGGTGCCGGGACGCAGACCCCGGCCGGACGGTGCAGCGCGCCCGCGCCCGCGAGGCCCGTCCCCGGGTCCGGCGGGGTGCCGTGGGGGAAGATCGATCCGGGCCTCCACGTGCGGAAGCGGGCATTCGCCTCGGCGGGTGGTTCGAGTTGACCTGCGCCCTCAGCGGCGTACGGTCATAGTGGTTGGCTGTTGTTCAAAATATGTGCTCCGGTCAGCGCCCCCAGCAGATACCTGCGGAAGGAGCGCACCATGACTGCCCGATTCTCCGTATTCTCCGCGCCCACCGAGCTGACGGTCACCATCACCGGCCGCGACGGCGTCCTGGTCCTGACCACCGTCGGTGACATCGACGCCGCCAGCGTTCCCGCCCTCGACGAGGCGCTGGTCACCGCGCAGGCCGGCCGCGAGCGGGTGGTGGTCGACCTCTCCCGCGTCGAATTCCTTGGCTGCGCCGGGATTCGCGTGCTCTGCGGCGCCGCTGAGCGCGACCCGTCGCTCACGGTGGTGTCCGGCACCGCGCACGGGGTGCGGCGCTGCCTGGAGGTCACCGACGCCGCCCTGCACCTGACGATCCACGAGACGCTGGCCGAGGCGATTTCGCCCGCCGGGAATCCCGCCAGGAATGAGGAATCGGCCACCTGATCGGGTCAGCGCGTTTCACCGCCGAGGGGCCCGGGTAGGCCGGGACCATGACCGCTCAGACCAGGAACGTCCCGGAAATCGAGCTGAACAACGGCGTCGGCATCCCGCAGTTCGGGTTCGGGGTCTTCCAGATCCCGCCGGAGGACACCGCCGCGGCGGTGTGTACTGCGCTCGAAACGGGTTACCGGCACCTCGACACCGCACAGCTGTACGACAACGAACAGGGTGTCGGGGACGGCATCCGCCAGTCGGGTGTGCCGCGTGAGGAAGTCTTCGTCACCACCAAGCTCGCCAACGACGCGCACGGCCACGACAACGCGATCACCGCGCTGGAAGGGAGCCTGCAGCGGCTCGGGCTCGAGCAGGTGGACCTCTACCTGATCCACTGGCCGCTGCCGCATCAGGACAGGTACGTGCCTACCTGGCAGGGCTTCGAAGAGCTGCTGCACGCCGGGAAGACGCGCGCGATCGGCGTGTCGAACTTCCAGACCGCGCACCTCGAACGGCTGGCCGAGGAGAGCGCGACGGTGCCCGCGGTGAACCAGATCGAGCTGCACCCCGCGTTGCAGCAGACGGAATTGCGTGCCTACCACCGCGCGCACGGCATCGCCACGGAGGCGTGGAGCCCGCTCGCGCAGGGTGAGGTGCTGGAGGACCCGGTGCTCACCGAGCTGGCCGCGAAACACGGGAAAACCGCTGCCCAGGTGGTGCTGCGCTGGCACCTGCAGCTCGGGAACATCGTTTTCCCCAAGTCGAAGACGCCCGAGCGCATCCGCGAGAAC
This genomic interval carries:
- a CDS encoding SsgA family sporulation/cell division regulator; translated protein: MGTESPAVRATVIFGLRTFGAIPLPVRADLEYDPSDPYAIAVGYHAGPGVVRWLFGRDLLADGLIAPAGDGDVRVRPAADPSRVIVELNAPDGSAVLEAQASELADFLDRTYDEIPAGDEARWFDFDHELTKLAMHD
- a CDS encoding STAS domain-containing protein — translated: MTARFSVFSAPTELTVTITGRDGVLVLTTVGDIDAASVPALDEALVTAQAGRERVVVDLSRVEFLGCAGIRVLCGAAERDPSLTVVSGTAHGVRRCLEVTDAALHLTIHETLAEAISPAGNPARNEESAT
- a CDS encoding aldo/keto reductase, with translation MTAQTRNVPEIELNNGVGIPQFGFGVFQIPPEDTAAAVCTALETGYRHLDTAQLYDNEQGVGDGIRQSGVPREEVFVTTKLANDAHGHDNAITALEGSLQRLGLEQVDLYLIHWPLPHQDRYVPTWQGFEELLHAGKTRAIGVSNFQTAHLERLAEESATVPAVNQIELHPALQQTELRAYHRAHGIATEAWSPLAQGEVLEDPVLTELAAKHGKTAAQVVLRWHLQLGNIVFPKSKTPERIRENIDVFDFELSGDDLEAIGKLDADHRTGFDPDTFRG